One Spirochaetota bacterium genomic region harbors:
- a CDS encoding ATP-binding protein has protein sequence MKHITPYTYTQKQKKWITLLYVILTLLVITLPLVVYIFIYHVSNHLISVPLYIFLFFLFIVTLGVGIYTTIRYLILATREIVTSKNELALKDVIIQHSDEIIILLDMFGKILSINPALTSILKFNKEDIVSQPFRFILYEKSFEDSIKLRDLLLSRFRDVFKGYEAEIVLPCRVQHYSEIKSIAFKLIPIFQESTLQYILVIGRVIQSDFLTSNYLKSEYAEFIIDNNIRMVNLLSYRLTRNLESYLDKREIIRIQLGLQEAIINAIEHGNLEIDFETKSRLKKMEGNYWDHVLDICNKDNLEKRKIKVQYYLLDSCVKYIITDEGKGFDWKQYITASGDNNLLHNYHGVGLTMLQDIFEVSFNEKGNEITLVKRFE, from the coding sequence ATGAAACATATTACACCATATACATATACTCAAAAACAAAAAAAATGGATAACGCTATTATATGTTATATTGACGCTTTTAGTTATTACCCTGCCATTAGTAGTGTACATATTTATATATCATGTCAGCAATCACTTGATTTCAGTGCCACTGTATATTTTTTTGTTTTTTTTGTTTATTGTTACATTAGGAGTGGGTATTTATACCACCATACGGTATTTAATACTGGCAACAAGGGAGATAGTAACCAGCAAAAATGAGTTAGCATTAAAAGATGTTATTATTCAGCATTCGGATGAGATAATCATTTTATTGGATATGTTTGGCAAAATACTCAGTATTAATCCTGCGCTCACTTCCATACTAAAATTTAATAAAGAAGATATTGTTAGCCAGCCATTCAGATTTATTTTATATGAAAAATCATTTGAGGATTCAATAAAATTACGCGATCTTTTGCTCAGCAGATTTCGGGATGTTTTCAAAGGATATGAAGCTGAAATTGTACTGCCTTGTAGAGTACAGCATTATTCCGAAATTAAGTCGATAGCTTTTAAATTAATTCCAATTTTTCAGGAAAGCACTTTACAGTATATTCTTGTAATCGGGAGGGTTATTCAGTCAGATTTTCTTACCAGTAACTATCTCAAATCTGAGTATGCAGAATTCATTATTGATAACAATATACGAATGGTTAACCTTTTATCGTACCGGCTTACTCGTAACTTAGAATCGTATCTGGATAAACGTGAAATTATACGTATTCAATTGGGGTTACAGGAAGCAATAATTAATGCTATAGAGCATGGTAATCTTGAAATAGATTTTGAAACAAAAAGTAGGTTGAAAAAAATGGAGGGCAATTACTGGGACCATGTCCTTGATATATGCAATAAGGATAATCTAGAAAAGAGGAAGATTAAAGTACAATATTACCTTTTAGATAGCTGTGTTAAATACATTATAACCGATGAAGGGAAGGGTTTTGACTGGAAACAGTACATCACTGCTTCAGGTGACAATAACCTGTTGCACAATTATCATGGTGTTGGGCTAACAATGTTGCAGGATATCTTTGAAGTATCGTTTAATGAAAAGGGCAATGAAATAACATTAGTAAAACGTTTTGAATAG
- the cimA gene encoding citramalate synthase, which produces MDTKKKNIILYDTTLRDGAQTFGISFSLQDKIRIALELDKLKIDYIEGGWPGSNPKDNIFFSEIRKANLQHSKIAAFGSTKRPKMKLAEDSLLQDLVNSKAHTLTIVAKSWDFHVTDALNISLEENLVLVYDTVAYLKDKGFEVFLDAEHFYDGYKANPDYAMKVLETAQHAGADMLVLCDTNGGTLTHEISSITATVCSTFNTPVGVHHHNDAGVAVANGIAAVLSGAISVQGTINGYGERCGNCDLTALIPNLVVKLGYHCNAAQSLHHLTETSRYISEIANLAHNERAPYVGDNAFAHKGGIHVSALKRNTSTYEHINPELVGNRRKVLISELAGKSNIQGKAQELGISIDKIELPEKILRRIKELEDQGFQFEAAEGSFELLIRRSNGEYAPFFTLKGFRVITEKDESGRVTCEATIKVEVDGQIEHTAANGNGPVQALDNALRKALENFYPEIRELQLSDYKVRVLNEKDGTGSSVRVLIDHKRHTDHWGTVGVSTNIIEASWQALVDGIEYMLLKTRKKTTH; this is translated from the coding sequence ATGGATACAAAGAAAAAAAATATTATATTGTACGATACTACATTACGTGACGGGGCTCAAACTTTTGGGATATCTTTTTCCCTTCAGGACAAAATACGTATTGCACTGGAGTTGGATAAGCTAAAAATAGATTATATTGAAGGGGGTTGGCCGGGCTCCAATCCCAAAGACAATATATTCTTTTCCGAAATTCGTAAAGCTAATTTGCAACACTCAAAAATAGCAGCATTTGGCTCAACCAAACGTCCAAAAATGAAACTTGCTGAAGACAGCCTTTTACAGGATCTTGTTAATTCAAAGGCACATACTCTTACTATTGTTGCAAAATCCTGGGACTTTCATGTTACCGACGCCCTCAACATAAGCCTTGAAGAAAATCTTGTACTTGTGTATGATACAGTTGCCTACTTAAAGGATAAGGGCTTTGAGGTATTTTTAGATGCAGAACATTTCTACGATGGCTATAAAGCTAATCCTGACTATGCCATGAAAGTTCTTGAAACTGCACAACATGCAGGTGCTGACATGTTGGTATTATGCGATACCAATGGAGGCACACTAACGCATGAAATCAGTTCAATTACCGCAACAGTATGCTCCACTTTTAATACTCCTGTGGGTGTACACCATCACAATGATGCAGGAGTGGCTGTTGCAAATGGAATAGCTGCTGTGTTAAGTGGTGCCATTTCAGTGCAGGGAACTATCAATGGTTATGGCGAACGCTGTGGTAACTGTGATCTGACAGCATTAATTCCCAATCTTGTAGTAAAGTTAGGATATCACTGCAATGCTGCACAATCACTGCACCATTTAACTGAAACAAGCCGTTATATCAGCGAAATTGCAAACTTGGCACATAATGAACGCGCACCGTATGTAGGAGATAATGCCTTTGCTCATAAAGGCGGTATTCATGTGTCAGCACTCAAGCGAAACACATCTACCTATGAACATATAAATCCTGAACTTGTAGGCAACAGGAGAAAAGTCCTTATTTCGGAGCTTGCTGGCAAAAGCAACATACAGGGAAAAGCACAAGAACTTGGCATTTCCATTGACAAAATAGAGCTACCTGAAAAAATTCTACGGCGTATTAAAGAGCTTGAAGACCAGGGATTTCAGTTTGAAGCAGCAGAGGGCTCCTTTGAATTACTAATACGCAGAAGCAATGGCGAATATGCGCCATTTTTTACCTTAAAAGGCTTCAGAGTAATCACCGAGAAAGATGAATCTGGCAGGGTAACTTGTGAAGCCACCATAAAAGTGGAAGTAGACGGCCAAATTGAGCACACTGCTGCAAATGGCAACGGTCCTGTACAGGCGCTTGACAATGCCCTCCGTAAAGCACTTGAAAACTTTTATCCTGAAATTCGTGAATTGCAGCTTTCTGACTACAAGGTGCGTGTCCTTAATGAAAAAGATGGCACCGGTTCATCTGTCAGGGTTCTAATTGACCATAAACGGCATACAGATCATTGGGGCACTGTTGGAGTATCAACAAATATCATTGAAGCGTCATGGCAGGCACTTGTTGATGGTATAGAATATATGCTGCTTAAAACCAGAAAAAAAACAACACATTAA
- a CDS encoding alpha/beta fold hydrolase codes for MEFSYNLLKLTGMAIDALARFSKADIRVHDADRIPNAPVVFVVNHFTRMETFFLPNVIHKITGKYIYSLAHYSFFGGGFGKFMEKLGAVSTKDPMRDVKLIGALLRGDVDCIIFPEGQMVKDKKLVEHGKYMVYNSGIRRPPHTGAAYIALRAQFYREELKSCSQRNACDDLNSLMLHFGISQQELSHIIDKETYIVPVNITYFPIRARTNIINKIANILVKNLPQRIEEELEVEGTMLVEGVDIDINFGNPIAISPYLKSYLAKQKIESKKLYLDPNELQKDVLLRKIAIDIMYRYMRDIYAMTTVNHDHIFSYLLTRSGNKIKESDFKTKAYCAIEAVKKLTLTTCHTSLKLKQGYLLTDDPHRRYNDFIDAAKSDGLISIKNGVIYKNKEKFSRMYEFHTIRKDNIVEVLKNEIEPLPHVINALNRVYFTPMFCIRRKLAKHFYKKDLEIFEKDYAQYFKQGETKPKHIGMPVYKKRWCAHTGVVLVHGYMAAPEEMRQLAEYLYKQGYTVYCTRLRGHGTSPEDLATRKWEEWYESINRGYVVVKNSVRKVFMCGFSTGAGLTLLHAANKNGYLQGAIAISAPFRLQNIAAGLAPVVDTWNKFLSFLKIKKIGHLDFIPNNPDNPDINYLRNPVSGIHQMESLMSLLEKRLSDITIPVLLMQGAGDKTVDPKGAFEMFIKIPSTKKEFTMVHSKSHGITRNEEGKLVARRVAAFIKDYK; via the coding sequence ATGGAATTTTCTTATAACCTGCTAAAACTTACCGGTATGGCTATTGATGCATTGGCACGGTTTAGTAAGGCTGATATACGTGTGCATGATGCTGACAGAATACCTAACGCTCCAGTTGTTTTTGTGGTAAATCATTTTACCCGCATGGAGACCTTTTTCCTGCCCAATGTTATTCATAAAATTACGGGTAAATATATCTATTCACTAGCGCATTATAGCTTTTTTGGTGGTGGATTTGGCAAATTCATGGAAAAACTAGGAGCGGTTTCAACAAAAGATCCTATGCGCGATGTAAAATTAATTGGTGCACTCTTGCGTGGGGATGTTGATTGCATAATATTCCCTGAAGGGCAAATGGTTAAAGATAAAAAGCTTGTTGAGCATGGAAAGTATATGGTGTATAATTCCGGTATACGGCGGCCTCCGCATACCGGTGCAGCATATATTGCTTTACGGGCACAATTCTATCGGGAAGAGCTCAAAAGTTGTAGCCAGCGCAATGCCTGTGATGACCTCAATAGCCTGATGTTGCATTTTGGAATATCTCAGCAGGAACTATCGCACATAATTGATAAGGAGACATATATTGTGCCGGTCAATATCACATATTTCCCTATAAGAGCGCGCACCAATATTATTAACAAAATTGCAAATATACTGGTAAAAAATTTACCACAGCGCATTGAGGAAGAACTTGAGGTAGAAGGGACCATGCTTGTTGAGGGCGTTGATATTGATATTAATTTTGGTAATCCAATTGCCATAAGCCCGTATTTAAAGAGCTATCTTGCAAAACAAAAAATTGAAAGCAAGAAGTTATATCTTGATCCAAATGAATTGCAAAAGGATGTATTGCTCAGGAAAATAGCAATTGATATTATGTACAGGTATATGCGTGATATCTATGCAATGACCACAGTAAATCACGATCATATATTTTCGTATCTATTGACAAGATCCGGTAACAAAATCAAAGAATCTGATTTTAAAACAAAGGCATATTGTGCTATAGAAGCAGTAAAAAAACTTACGCTAACAACCTGTCATACATCGCTTAAACTTAAGCAGGGATATTTGCTGACAGATGACCCACATCGTCGTTATAACGATTTTATTGATGCAGCTAAATCTGATGGACTTATTTCAATTAAGAATGGGGTCATTTACAAAAATAAAGAAAAGTTTTCCAGAATGTATGAATTTCACACCATACGCAAAGATAACATAGTTGAAGTGTTGAAAAATGAGATTGAGCCGTTGCCTCATGTCATTAACGCGCTCAATAGAGTCTACTTTACCCCCATGTTTTGCATACGCAGAAAACTGGCAAAACATTTTTACAAAAAAGACCTTGAGATTTTTGAAAAGGATTACGCACAGTATTTCAAACAGGGTGAAACAAAACCAAAGCATATAGGTATGCCAGTGTACAAAAAAAGATGGTGTGCGCACACCGGTGTTGTTCTTGTTCATGGCTATATGGCAGCGCCGGAGGAAATGCGCCAGTTGGCAGAGTATTTATACAAGCAGGGGTATACCGTATACTGCACACGGCTTAGGGGGCATGGTACATCGCCGGAAGATTTAGCCACTCGAAAGTGGGAAGAATGGTATGAATCAATAAACAGAGGCTATGTAGTTGTTAAAAACAGCGTACGTAAGGTTTTTATGTGCGGATTTTCCACTGGGGCAGGGCTTACACTTTTGCATGCTGCCAATAAAAATGGTTATCTACAGGGGGCGATAGCAATTAGCGCTCCTTTCAGATTACAAAACATTGCAGCAGGATTGGCGCCGGTGGTGGATACCTGGAATAAATTTCTTTCATTTTTAAAAATAAAAAAAATTGGGCATCTGGATTTTATTCCTAATAATCCTGATAATCCTGATATTAATTATCTACGTAACCCGGTTTCGGGCATTCACCAGATGGAATCCTTAATGAGTCTTTTGGAAAAGCGGCTATCTGATATAACAATTCCCGTACTACTTATGCAGGGTGCAGGAGATAAAACCGTAGACCCTAAGGGTGCATTTGAAATGTTTATAAAAATACCTTCAACTAAAAAAGAATTTACCATGGTGCATTCAAAAAGCCATGGGATTACCCGTAACGAAGAAGGCAAGCTGGTAGCGCGAAGGGTTGCGGCGTTTATTAAAGATTATAAATAG
- the murI gene encoding glutamate racemase, translating to MDSRPIGIFDSGIGGLTVCKAIHQLLPGENLIYFGDTARFPYGTRSQETLIRYARQITSYLLSRNVKMIVIACNTSSAAALPVLQQENSIPIIGVINAGARAACKRVHNNLIGVIGTRATVNSKSYEKAIHAINPDITVIQQHATLLVSLIEEGWIEDEVTRLTIQRYLHHMIEQNMQTLILGCTHFPILKKTIHDVYPQLDLVDTGEEIAKEVKEILTKKNLANNSLSGTIELYASDITDTMQSLKKLFFNGHDVPIEKLIIG from the coding sequence ATGGATTCACGACCAATTGGCATATTTGACTCAGGTATTGGCGGGCTTACTGTATGCAAAGCCATCCACCAGCTTTTGCCAGGGGAAAATCTCATCTATTTTGGGGATACAGCCCGTTTCCCTTATGGAACACGCTCGCAGGAAACACTTATTCGGTATGCACGCCAGATTACTTCATACCTGCTATCACGTAATGTAAAAATGATTGTAATTGCATGTAACACATCTTCAGCAGCAGCGCTCCCAGTGCTGCAACAGGAAAATTCCATCCCCATTATTGGCGTTATCAATGCTGGTGCACGGGCAGCATGCAAGCGTGTACACAACAATTTAATTGGTGTTATCGGTACCAGGGCAACAGTGAACAGCAAATCGTATGAAAAAGCAATACATGCCATAAACCCGGATATTACGGTCATTCAGCAACATGCCACATTGCTGGTATCACTCATTGAGGAGGGATGGATTGAAGATGAAGTGACACGGTTAACCATACAACGGTATCTGCATCACATGATAGAGCAAAATATGCAAACCCTCATTCTGGGCTGTACACATTTCCCAATACTAAAAAAAACTATTCATGATGTATACCCCCAGCTTGACCTTGTTGACACCGGTGAAGAAATTGCCAAAGAAGTAAAAGAAATTTTAACTAAAAAAAATCTTGCAAATAATTCCTTATCAGGCACAATAGAGCTCTATGCATCGGATATCACCGATACAATGCAAAGTTTAAAAAAATTATTCTTCAATGGACATGATGTCCCCATTGAAAAACTCATTATAGGATAG
- a CDS encoding NUDIX hydrolase, whose product MAEYRNPVPTVDIIILLEDENGTLHENNIVLIKRKNPPFGWALPGGFVDYGETLEQAAIREAKEETSLDVTLLRQFHTYSDPSRDPRQHTITTVYIAKAKGTPQANDDAKEAKIFSIDDLPQPIAFDHALIIEDYKCKKY is encoded by the coding sequence GTGGCAGAATATCGCAATCCTGTACCAACAGTTGACATCATAATATTATTAGAAGATGAAAATGGCACGCTTCATGAGAATAATATTGTTTTAATCAAACGAAAGAATCCACCATTTGGCTGGGCTTTGCCGGGTGGTTTTGTTGATTATGGCGAAACGCTAGAACAGGCAGCAATACGTGAAGCAAAAGAGGAAACATCGTTAGATGTTACACTCCTGCGGCAGTTTCATACCTATTCTGATCCATCACGTGATCCACGTCAGCATACTATTACCACAGTCTATATAGCAAAAGCAAAGGGTACACCGCAGGCAAACGATGATGCAAAAGAAGCTAAAATATTTAGTATTGATGATTTGCCACAACCAATTGCCTTTGATCATGCATTAATAATTGAAGATTATAAATGTAAGAAATATTAA
- a CDS encoding glycosyltransferase family protein, which yields MKKKQSHTITAIIQARMQSSRLPAKSVLPLAGKPLLYHVITRAQAIKHISTVVVAIPDDEDNDELADIATSCNAHVFRGPLHNVLERYYLAFKQYNGSYVVRITADNPFTDSHFASVAIERALDTHAHLCAIKNLPLGTGVEVIASQALEEAYLYSTKPYHFEHVTPYIKENPDKYTLDYFEVDYYNPFPSLRLTVDTQQDYLLASTIYDALYKGTVFSLNDVIAFLEKNPHLVEINAHIQQKPMTSHE from the coding sequence ATGAAGAAAAAGCAATCGCACACTATCACAGCAATTATACAGGCACGCATGCAATCATCACGGCTGCCTGCAAAATCTGTGCTACCTCTTGCTGGCAAACCACTTTTGTATCATGTAATAACGCGCGCACAAGCAATCAAACATATATCCACAGTGGTTGTTGCCATTCCCGATGATGAAGATAATGACGAGCTTGCCGATATTGCAACTTCATGCAATGCACATGTTTTCCGTGGTCCTCTGCACAATGTACTTGAACGCTACTACCTAGCATTTAAGCAATACAACGGAAGCTATGTTGTGCGCATAACTGCCGACAATCCATTTACCGATAGTCACTTTGCTTCAGTAGCAATAGAGCGAGCTTTAGACACACACGCCCACCTGTGTGCAATAAAGAATTTGCCGCTTGGCACCGGAGTAGAAGTCATTGCATCACAAGCACTGGAAGAAGCGTATTTGTATAGTACAAAGCCATATCACTTTGAACATGTAACACCTTACATCAAGGAAAATCCCGATAAGTATACGTTAGATTATTTTGAAGTGGATTATTATAATCCCTTTCCATCACTTCGATTAACGGTTGACACACAGCAGGATTACCTTTTGGCATCAACCATCTATGACGCACTGTACAAAGGCACAGTGTTTTCACTTAACGACGTGATAGCATTCCTTGAAAAGAATCCCCATTTAGTTGAAATAAACGCTCACATCCAGCAAAAACCAATGACATCACATGAATAA
- a CDS encoding spiro-SPASM protein, which translates to MNTHAVIFVDSSIKDDTLLTFNGQFIPQIIAQKLQSLPAITSFHYCVPDSYVGKLKQAESVISYSATDTPHTWHNIFEKTGALHIIKIPADAAFMQPSIISEMLSTHIKYLSEFTFSYNLPSGYACEIISKTALENPLANPTTTDSLCDIIKNNLNQFDVELYYKEPDLRWHRVQFRAANIRDRHVMHNIITITKEAPQYESLQEIIDSHPEVLFTTPSYVEVELCGLCTLDCLFCYRNELSPQHGEMELSTLQILIEKMRSFNTPYAVCFGGSGEPLMHPHFYKALELCNNEELIHTIVVETNGISADTGYASALASFANNKVTTIININGHNSESYTMLHNADHFALVHANICKLKEILDAHNKSNNHLYLQILKINETESFLDSYYDFWEQYKIPIILQKQNTYIGRITDRRYADLTPLQRKPCWHLRQDLYILSDGTVAFCKQDIDGSAKRGNIITDDIVSIWAKQREHFVNDYRQNRAKKPNCSLCDEWYTYNL; encoded by the coding sequence GTGAATACACACGCAGTAATCTTTGTCGATAGCTCCATTAAAGATGACACTCTATTAACATTTAATGGGCAATTTATACCACAAATAATTGCCCAAAAATTACAATCTTTGCCTGCCATTACTTCATTCCATTACTGTGTTCCTGATTCATACGTTGGGAAACTTAAGCAGGCTGAATCCGTAATTTCCTATTCTGCTACTGACACCCCGCACACCTGGCACAATATATTTGAGAAAACCGGCGCGCTGCATATCATCAAAATACCTGCAGATGCAGCATTTATGCAGCCATCAATAATTTCTGAAATGCTTTCCACGCATATTAAATATCTATCCGAGTTTACCTTTTCCTACAACCTGCCTTCAGGATATGCCTGTGAAATTATATCAAAGACTGCCCTTGAAAATCCACTTGCAAATCCCACTACTACGGATTCACTGTGCGATATTATAAAAAACAATCTCAACCAGTTTGATGTTGAGCTGTACTATAAAGAACCTGACCTGCGCTGGCATAGAGTACAATTCAGGGCTGCTAACATTCGTGATCGCCATGTGATGCACAACATTATTACTATTACCAAAGAGGCGCCACAGTACGAATCACTACAGGAAATTATCGATAGCCACCCGGAAGTACTTTTTACCACTCCATCGTATGTTGAAGTTGAACTATGCGGGCTGTGTACTCTTGATTGCCTGTTTTGTTATCGCAATGAGCTGTCGCCCCAACATGGCGAAATGGAACTATCCACCCTGCAAATACTTATTGAAAAGATGCGATCATTTAATACGCCCTACGCTGTTTGTTTTGGCGGTAGCGGGGAGCCTCTTATGCACCCTCACTTTTATAAAGCGCTAGAGCTATGTAATAACGAAGAACTTATCCATACCATTGTTGTTGAAACAAACGGCATCAGTGCAGATACAGGCTATGCATCAGCACTTGCTTCATTTGCAAACAATAAAGTTACCACAATTATCAATATCAATGGCCACAATTCTGAAAGCTATACAATGCTGCATAATGCTGATCATTTTGCGTTAGTCCATGCTAACATCTGCAAACTAAAAGAAATCCTTGATGCACACAATAAAAGCAACAACCATCTGTATTTGCAAATTCTTAAAATAAATGAAACCGAGAGCTTTTTAGATAGCTACTATGATTTCTGGGAACAGTATAAAATTCCGATAATTCTTCAAAAACAAAACACATATATTGGCCGTATTACCGATAGGCGTTATGCCGACTTAACCCCCCTGCAGCGAAAGCCGTGCTGGCACTTGCGGCAGGACCTGTATATTTTAAGTGACGGTACCGTTGCATTTTGTAAGCAAGATATTGATGGCAGCGCAAAGCGCGGCAATATTATTACCGACGATATTGTCAGTATATGGGCAAAGCAGAGAGAGCATTTTGTAAATGACTATCGCCAAAATCGTGCAAAAAAACCCAACTGCTCCTTATGTGACGAATGGTATACCTACAATCTATGA
- a CDS encoding peptidylprolyl isomerase: MVKQLVVILVTIVTAVPTFAWETFDRVIAVVNDTAIIQSELMRRYQIVTKKQTPKKPEELNSILDNLIERALIEQEAREQAIIISDEKVMSHINNIMKSQKIPSLDIFKKMVEEKEGISFEEYKEEIRQSLLTEMLVSLAIGVTPPSREEAYQWYKENKNKLGNEVHIKQIVIRPKNSSFAEEKRANELINQVRDRILKGEQFEKLAAQYSEDPSAKNGGDIGWVALAEMDPYMANTVFRMKKPGEISTVIKTQTGYAIVKLIDSRPTSFETVQDRILNMLYQRNMGEQFKKWIVTRRAQSDIKIYLENYKQS, translated from the coding sequence ATGGTAAAACAACTTGTGGTTATACTTGTAACTATCGTTACAGCCGTACCTACATTTGCCTGGGAAACTTTTGATAGGGTAATAGCTGTTGTAAACGATACAGCAATAATTCAAAGCGAACTTATGAGGCGGTATCAGATAGTTACAAAAAAACAAACCCCAAAAAAGCCTGAGGAACTCAATTCCATCTTGGATAATCTTATAGAAAGAGCACTTATTGAACAGGAAGCCAGAGAACAGGCAATCATAATAAGTGACGAAAAGGTAATGTCGCATATTAATAACATTATGAAATCACAGAAGATTCCTTCACTTGACATTTTTAAAAAGATGGTAGAAGAAAAAGAGGGAATAAGTTTTGAAGAATATAAAGAAGAAATACGCCAGAGCCTGCTTACTGAAATGCTTGTTTCACTTGCAATAGGAGTTACCCCACCATCAAGGGAAGAAGCATATCAATGGTATAAAGAAAATAAAAATAAATTAGGTAATGAAGTACACATTAAGCAGATAGTTATACGACCAAAGAATTCAAGTTTTGCTGAAGAGAAGCGCGCCAACGAACTTATAAATCAGGTGCGCGACCGTATTTTAAAAGGTGAGCAATTTGAGAAGCTGGCAGCACAGTATTCAGAAGATCCCAGCGCCAAGAACGGCGGCGACATTGGGTGGGTTGCGCTTGCCGAAATGGACCCGTATATGGCAAACACAGTTTTCAGAATGAAAAAGCCCGGTGAAATATCAACAGTCATAAAAACACAAACAGGTTATGCCATAGTGAAGCTCATTGATTCCCGCCCCACATCATTTGAAACTGTGCAGGATAGAATTTTGAATATGCTTTACCAGCGAAATATGGGAGAACAGTTTAAAAAATGGATTGTAACCCGCAGGGCACAATCCGATATTAAAATATACCTTGAAAACTACAAGCAGAGCTAA